In the genome of Ziziphus jujuba cultivar Dongzao chromosome 10, ASM3175591v1, the window GAAACCAATGGGAAGGCAACGTTGCCTTGTCTATCTATCACGACTGATTAATATGGTACATTGTCACTATTACTTAAGAATTATTAATGTTCACAATGAATGGATGCCGGAGGATATAAAAGCTTCTAAATACCATTTGGTTGTTTTGAGATTAGTTTTCTAAATATAGTAATTACTAATTGCTCTGGAATTCcctgaaaaaaacaaaaaaggtaaatcatattttttttgcattaaaGTACTAGAAGTGGCAAAAAACTAATATGAGATGGTCATTTGCTTGTATTGAGGTTAGCTTGTCTCTCTGATTTGGAGACAACTAAGTGAGAATTGAGTAGGATTTTTACTGACTATATGTCTATCTTGTTTTCTGTTAGTAAACATGAGGTATATTGCAGTGATGAAGATTTTGAGTCTCAATTGATGATTTTCCTTAATAAAATTTGTAGTAGCAATCTTGAATCTGAAAATTAAGGAATGCTGGTGACTTAGGAATTTGTACTTCTGTTAGAAACTTCATGgagaatatatttaaaaagtatCTGATCTATTTTTaccctttattttatattttattttatttctttatgtgAATCGGACTTGGTGTGCAACTTGAGTAAGACTCACCATAAATGAAACCTCTAATCAATGAAAGTATATAGTTGTTATCTCTAATCAATGAAAGTATATAGTTGTTATTATCTATAGTATATCTTTGCAAGATTTTCTGTTGCATACTGATTAAATATGGATTAAATTTTCTCCAGCCAATTTTTCAAAGATATCCGCGGCCTGAGAAGGAGTATCAATCATTTTCTTTGATATATAATGACCGATCGCTAGATTTGGTAAGAATATTCCTATGCGTTGGGTTGTTATCTGGGTCATTCTTATGTAGCATTCTCATCCTGCCATATTTGtatgtttgaaaaaaattatttctactAGTTGCTATAATTGCAAATATGATTTTCTGTTCTAGATTTGTAAAGATAAAGACGAAGCCGAGACATGGTTTAGTGGTTTAAAAGCTTTGATATCCCGCAGCCATCATCGGAAGTGGAGAACAGAGTCAAGGAGTGATGGAATTCCATCTGAAGCAAATAGTCCTAGAACATACACACGGAGGAGTTCTCCTTTGCACTCTCCATTTGGCAGTAATGATAGCTTACAGAAGGTAAATCATTTTttgttatatgtttttaaaCTCAAATTGAGAATGTAAATTGATCGACTATCTTTCATCCAACACAGGATGGTCTAGATCCCCTTCGCCTTCATAGTCCATATGAAAGTCCTCCTAAAAATGGTTTGGATAAGGGAACTTCAGATGTAATACTATATACTGTTCATCCCAAGGGTTTCTTCCCCTCAGATTCTGCTAGTGCTTCAGTGCATTCTTTGTCATCAGGAGGCTCAGATAGTGTACATATGAAGGCAATGGCAATGGATGCTTTTAGAGTTAGTCTATCAAGTGCTGTTAGCTCATCAAGTCAGGGTTCTGGtcatgatgatggtgatgcCTTAGGAGATGTTTTCATATGGGGGGAGGGCACAGGAGATGGTGTTCTAGGTGGTGGAGCACATAGAGTTGGAAGTTGCTTTGGTGGAAAAGTGGATTCCTTTTTGCCCAAAGCCTTGGAATCTGCTGTAGTACTTGATGTCCAGAACATTGCATGTGGTGCACGGCATGCTGCTTTAGTAACAAAGCAAGGAGAGGTTTTCTCCTGGGGGGAGGAATCAGGAGGCAGGCTTGGCCATGGTGTAGATTCTGATGTTTTGCATCCAAAGCTTATTGATGGACTAAGTAATACTAACATTGAGCTTGTAGCTTGTGGTGAGTATCATACTTGTGCTGTTACCCTTTCTGGTGATCTTTATACATGGGGTGATGGCACTTATAATTTTGGTGTTCTTGGACATGGAAACGAAGTAAGCCACTGGGTGCCAAAAAGAGTAAATGGTCCCTTGGAAGGTATACATGTCTCATCTATCTCTTGTGGACCCTGGCACACTGCTGTTGTAACCTCTGCTGGGCAATTATTTACTTTTGGTGATGGAACATTTGGTGTTCTAGGCCATGGAGATCGAAGAAGTGTTTCTATGCCGAGGGAAGTAGAATCCCTGAAGGGGCTCCGCACTGTTCGGGCAGCCTGTGGTGTTTGGCATACTGCTGCAGTTGTTGAGGTCATGGTTGGGAACTCGAGTTCCAGTAACTGTTCTTCTGTAAAGCTGTTTACTTGGGGCGATGGTGACAAAGGTCGACTTGGACATGGGGACAAGGAAGCAAAACTTGTTCCTACCTGTGTTGCTGCTCTTGTTGATCCTAATTTCTGTCAAGTCGCTTGTGGACATAGTCTGACTGTCGTACTTACAACCTCGGGTCATGTCTACACAATGGGGAGTCCAGTTTACGGTCAGTTAGGAAATCCTCAGGCTGATGGAAAGATCCCAACCCGTGTTGAAGGGAAAATTTCCAACAGTTTTGTGGAGGAAATAGCTTGTGGTGCCTATCATGTTGCAGTTTTAACTTCAAGAACTGAAGTATACACTTGGGGAAAGGGTGCAAATGGTCGTTTAGGTCATGGGGACATAGATGATCGAAATTCTCCAACATTAGTTGAAGCTCTGAAAGACAAGCAAGTCAAAAGCATTGCTTGTGGCAGTAATTTTACCGCAGCTATTTGTCTTCATAAGTGGGTCTCAGGAGTTGATCAATCTATGTGTTCTGGCTGCCGCCtaccatttaattttaaaaggaaaCGTCATAATTGTTATAACTGTGGACTTGTTTTCTGTCATTCATGCAGTAGTAAGAAGTCTCTTAAGGCTTCCATGGCACCAAACCCCAACAAACCTTATCGTGTCTGTGATAATTGTTATTCTAAACTAAGGAAAGCAATTGAAACTGACGCTTCATCTCATTCTTGTGCGAGCAGAAGGGGAAGTGTCAATCAGGGGTCAAACGAGTTCATGGATAAAGATGAGAAGTTGGACTCCAGATCTCGAGCCCAACTTGCCAGATTTTATTCAATGGAATCCTTGAAGCAAGTGGAAACTCGTTCttcaaagaaaaacaagaaactaGAATTTAATAGCAGTCGAGTATCACCTGTTCCGAATGGTGGTTCACAATGGGGAGCTCTTAATATTTCTAAATCTTTTAATCCTGTGTTTGGGTcatccaagaagtttttctctGCCTCAGTTCCTGGATCAAGAATTGTTTCTCGAGCTACATCCCCAATTTCAAGGCGACCAAGCCCACCTCGTTCTACAACACCAACACCAACTCTAGGTGGACTTACATCACCAAAGATAGTTGTAGATGATGCAAAGAGGACAAATGATAACCTTAGCCAGGAGGTTATCAAACTAAGAGCACAGGTACCAGTCCTTTTAACTGGCTGAGCTACACtgcatatattttgttttactttgtGAAGAGTTTCTTATTTACTTTCTTAATCCTCTTTATGGTaatttaaaattggtaaagtaaATACTTCAATATGGTTGTCTGGAAGATTATGATTATGTGTGAATACACTGGCCATTGTCTctttaaatagttatttttaGCTGATGTTGAAAATAAATCCCATGAATGAAGGGATAGTGACGTTCCTTCCGGAATATTGGATAATGACCAAAAGATTCATTATCAAATGGTTAAGTTTGTTTTCACTAAAGTGTTATATTTGTTGAGTGCATAGCATGTGAATTGACACAGGACCAGGAAGGTTAGAGCTCCGTGTATCGACATGTTTAGGATGGCATGTCTAATATGTGTAATTAGTCTCAGAGtgcaataaaaaatttgattacaccTCACCACCAACCAACTTGTATGCTGACTGCAATTTATAAGGTCCACTATAATTTGAATTTCCAAATTATTGACCACACAGcttataaaatgaaagaaattgaaCATGCTGAAGTGGCTTTTAGTTGACTTCGATAAATTGAAGATTTATAGGAAGGCTATCTAGGGTGTCTAATcttctttctttgaattttcatgGTTAAGTTGCTCAGTTGTATTGTTCTGAACTATATCTGACCAATTTCAATTGCTTAGGTTGAAAATCTTACCCGTAAAGCCCATCTCCAAGAAATTGAGCTGGAAAGAACAACTAAACAGCTGAAAGAAGCAATAGCATTTGCGGAGGAAGAGAGTGCAAAGTGCAAGGCAGCAAAGGAAGTGATCAAGTCGCTTACTGCCCAAGTAAGATGGATGCATTAGTATACTGATTGAGaggttttttcatttaatatgaCTTGAGACTAACCCATATTGTTCTGCATCctattttcaaatttagttCTGTTATAACTTACAGAAAAACCATTTTCACCCTGCAGCGACCTTATTTAATTAGGCATATGTACTTTTGTGTGGATTGACAAGgaaagtttgtttgtttgtttgtttttttttcccctgcttGATATGAGTGTACTAAACCTGCTGGTTACTAGAAGTAAATGTTCAAACTAGTTTGTTCATATTGAAGATTTCTATAACGTGAAATGCTCAGTTAGTTGTAGCAGTTATtataattatctatattttaaatttttgtctcCTATGATATAAAAAATAGCAGTATCAATTTTAGTATGAAGGTTTTAAGTGATTGCTACCTGTTTGATGGTTGTCTTTTCCTGGTGGTTCTTTTACCATCTCTCAGGCTCCCGTCTGCTATTCATTAATATTGACTGATGTCACTCAAGTGCAGATTATGATTGTATTTGATTAATGTTGGTTTCAATATGTATGACAAAAGTAAAATGTAAAGTAATGAGGTTTGTTAATAATGGGAATCAAGTTTTTAATTAGATGGTCCTTTGACTCAGCGGTCTAGTTGCAGTTCCTTAGTTATTATTGCATTTCCTGACATTGAAGGTTTTtagaaagtaaataaatgaaTGGGTTATGCATTGACATCTCTTGCTATGGTGGTCATAATTCTGAAGGGAGGATCTGGAAGATGCTTCTTTGGTATCACTAATTGCTGAGTGCCTTGTTGCTCTCATTTGAGATTCTAGGTTTACTACAATCTATCACACATACTATCTGCATGGGATCTCATTTTATACTTGCCTTTCAGTTATATACTTGGCCTGTTAACTACCTCAAGAGATCTAGAGTTCTATTTAGATTGTCATATaacattaattttaatgatttcCTGTCCCTAGATCTGTAATTGCAATTCACATtgtcattttctattttttttggggaaacagTTAAAGGACATGGCTGAAAGGCTGCCTGTTGGAGCAGCACGGAACATTAAATCTCCTCCTCTGTCTTCTATGGGGTCTGATCTTGCCTGTAATGATGTTTCCAATCCTTCTCTTGACCGATTAAATGGTCTAGCAATATCCCAAGAAATAGACTCAAATGGATCAAACAGCCAATTGCTATCAAATGGGTCGAGTGCCCCTAGTAATCATAGTTCAAGTCACAGCAAACAAGGTCACTCAGATGTAACTACTAGAAATGGGAGTCGCACAACAGATAGTGAATCTCGTCATGACACTGAATGGGTTGAGCAAGATCACCCTGGTGTTTATATTACACTTACCTCCTTACCAGGGGGTGCCAAGGATCTTAAGCGTGTTCGCTTCAGGTATGTTATACTTAGAACACATAAGAAAGTGAATAGAAATAATCTTTGTTAGGACAGAGCTCTATCAGGATTCATAGATGTCTGATATATTTGGATTGATTGGTGGGACTCCTCTGATAATTAGTTGTCTAATTATTGTTCAAACATATGGAAAGATATCATGCTTGTAGAGAAGTACTTATGATCATTGATAGCTCTGAATTAATTCAGTGTAGAATAGTCTGTGTGAAAAGTGGGTAAAACCCTGTTAATACACTAACACacctacatatatatgcatgcacgCAAACATATTGTTCATATTGTCAGCAATAACCTCCTGTGTTGACTCTTCTTATAGTTTGTGCTGGTTAGGTGTCAGCCAAGAAATTAAAGCAACAAGCTctagataaaataatttatgttgGTCGTATAGAATGTTCTGAgcatttttttccccatttatgTTTGAGATGGTATTTAAGTTCTAATAAATATCAGTAGTCAATCCAGAAAAGTGAATATAGATAGGGGAACCACATTGTTTGGTACTTTCTGGAAAAGGGAGAGGTCATTTGGAAGTCTTTGTGTGGAGAAAAAGTTGATCAATTACATGCTCAACTCTATTCATGTTTCAAATATACATGGTGTCTTAATTGTTTTCTACAAATTGAGAATTACCGTGGTTCTAGCTTGCTAATTTTGAGCCTTGTAAAATTTTGACCGCAGTCGCAAGCGATTCAGCGAGAAACAAGCAGAGCAGTGGTGGGCAGAGAACCGGGCAAGAGTGTACGAAAAATACAATGTGCGAATGGTAGACAAGTCTAGTGTGGGTGTTGGGAGTGAGGACTTGGGTCACTGACATGTGAAAACAATAATTTGTAAATGAAAAATGTCCATTCTGGATTTCAGCTTGAGTTACAGTGAGGTCATACTGGTAATTTTAGAATTGGCTTCCATCCTCCTAATGGGGGTTGAAGGAAGCAAGGCATGGGTATAGGAGGGATAATTAGGGGGTTTTGAttgtgttttccttttttttactttgatgctatttgttttttatttttgtttcttttttttttttttttttttttttttttttttcttctttgattcTGTATTCCATTTTTTCCCTATGTGCCTTGTGTGGGTGGGGAGTTGAGGGTGAGAAATGTAAATTCTTAATAGGTTGATGACTATTGTTGAAAGCAGCTGCCATGTAAATTCCATAAAGTGAATGCATCTGCAGATTCTTTTTTACTCGACGGTTTATACAAATTGTTCTGGTCATCCTTATAAAATAGCTGCTGTGAATGTTCGGCCCTGCTTTCTTATTAGTCTGCTTGTGAAGCTGGATATAGCTCACCATGAACCccataacacaaaaacaaaagcaaaagcaaaaactCATACACAATGGCCTACCAAGTTTCTCCCACCTCCAATTTAAcgtaagttgaaaaaaaaaaaaaaaaaatcttcttacTTTTACTAGAACCGATTATGGAGACACTCATTAACTGTGTTGTTTGTTCATTAGGCATTTACACAGCTAAGGTGGAAAAAATCTCATATGCCTAAAACCACAAGCAGCACTCTTCTAGCAGCATATGCTTCAATTTTGCAGCAAGAGGTTTGGAATTCGATGATGtcgttaaataaatttaaaaatttaaaaagttttatttgatgtagttatttttaataagataaaaatatgtattacatatatttaaaaaaaaaagaagaagataattgcACTTGCTacattttaaaatcacataattttattttggacttctaaaatcaattttgtcaTATTAATATcttgtttttaaaattcttacaaattaattcaatttggttaaaattgaccaaaattattaaataggGACCATGTGTGACCATGCGATTTCTATgcctaattctttaatttatttttcatatttttctatttaaaaaattcaaaaaaatcgAAAATCCGAAAAAAAATAAcgaatgttttaaaaaaaaaaatcaggtattaaaaaaaatttcaaaggtacgataaaaaaataccatatattcaaaaaaaaaataaaaaatcgagATCACAAGAAAAGCACGGTGATTGGCTGTTgatttttgtctagttgcttgGCGatgagtaatatatatatttagttgatTTTTGTCTGGTTGATTGCCAATGAGTAATATATATGTCTAGTTGATTTGTCGTTAGTAAATATGCTGGCAAAGAGCAATATGTCTAGTTGATTGGCGCAAAGTAATATGCCTAGTTGattttagtttaatattttgtttagttGATTTTTCGTTTTTTATGGTTCCTTTTTGGTGATATAATTTTGGTTTCAATGAAAAAGATAtgagtttatttttattccagGTACGAGTCTCATCCGTGGTACAGGAGGCCAACGCATTTTACCACTTGATGAAGATCGTAGTGAGTGATATTCTTGAGATTTTTTCGAGGTATGAAATCAGTGACAGATGGTATAAAATTGAGACGCTTCAAGTCCACTGTGGGTGATGGCGATGTGGGTTCAGGcaacaatttgaaaatattgaGGCATAAGTTTCTTCTCTGCAATAACATCTAAAACAGCAATAGCCCCCGACACCATAATAACCAAAGTCTACGAATTTACCACTTCTACAATCACCTTACCTTAATAGAATCCTGTAAGTTAAATGTTTTTTGCTGAAGTCAAATATAGAGGCTTCAAGAGCaggaaaaaatacaaaacaagttATAACCAAATGGATGTCAGAACAGTAAATCAATGCTTTAATTACTCAAAAAAGATTCTAACGAAGACATTAAAATTGATATAACACATCTAGTTTGCAGCTGAATTGTAAATAAACATTTTGTGCAAGAAATGACATCAATAACACTTACATCAGTGTATATTGACAAAAGCTTTCTTATATTGTCCATCAATTACACACGACTCTGCTAATGCCTGAAATAGAGAAAGGACGAATAGTAAATAAAGTCACagtgactaaaaaaaaaaaaaaattcacaagaCGGCTTGTTCATCTGTCATGGATGATGCATTGGGCTGTTGGTTCTATGGCAGAGATAACAGGCAGTGCAGAATAAAATTATAGGTGGCCAAGATTTAACAGTTGAAAAGAGATCCTAATGAAAAGATGGATTTCTAGCCAGAGCTACAAGGGCAACTTGCGGTATGTACAACCAGAAAGTGTAATTCCCCAACGCCAACTTGTCACATGAGAACAACATTTGTATATGGAGATCGAAAGCAAATTGTCTAAACAAACATAATAAGAAGCAGTATCACTTGGTCTTGCGTTTTCGGTTGGTACATATGGAACCAATACGTAGTGTTGGGTTTTCTGCTGGTTAGCAAACCGCAAGCCTCCCCTTATTCAAGTAATTACTGATAACGAGAAGTAACAACACAGGCATTTGGCCAAAGACTATATCTCAACAATCTACCAAGCTACACACATCCCTTGTCAGTCATGTATCTCTTCACTAATCAGCTTATAAGGGCAGTGTAAGAATGCAAACTTGGCCAAATAGAATTTTCCACCATTTTCTTTAAACAATTGATGGGCTTCAATAGCTCTTTCGTTATTCAACCTCGTCAGGATCCACACCAGCCTCAAGCATTCTCTTAAACATATTTTCTGCATCcaaaattcttttctttctgcATAGACAACCTACAATCAAGTCATAAATTGCAACACCGGGTTTCATCCCcccaccatccatgtcatccaTAACATGAAAACCCAATCAGGATCACCCCGTGTACAACATTCATTCATAATTACTAAATAAGTAGCTTGGTCTGGAACTATGCCCTTACCTTCCATTAAGTCAATTAAGGACTCGGCATACTCAAAACGTCCCTCCTGGCAAAATCACTTGATCAAGGTACTGTAAGTGAAAATTGAAGGAATGCATCCAAGATTTCTCATTCTATCAAACCAATGCAAAGCAACATCTAAATTTCCAACCACATATAAGGCATTAATATACACACTGAATGCCACAGTAGCCAAATTCAAGTTGCTTTCCTTTGGTGAATAATACTTTGCTATTAAGCACAAAAAGCCCCCCCCAAAAGAGGGGATTACAAAAAAAGCA includes:
- the LOC132799592 gene encoding uncharacterized protein LOC132799592, whose protein sequence is MNPITQKQKQKQKLIHNGLPSFSHLQFNAFTQLRWKKSHMPKTTSSTLLAAYASILQQEVRVSSVVQEANAFYHLMKIVVSDILEIFSRYEISDRWYKIETLQVHCG
- the LOC107410733 gene encoding PH, RCC1 and FYVE domains-containing protein 1 → MAAFGFENGFVTDWGLDLGFFIHRPKTLRVMSRTDRMASDLSRTGPVERDIEQAITALKKGAYLLKYGRRGKPKFCPFRLSNDESVLIWFSGKEEKHLKLSHVSRIISGQRTPIFQRYPRPEKEYQSFSLIYNDRSLDLICKDKDEAETWFSGLKALISRSHHRKWRTESRSDGIPSEANSPRTYTRRSSPLHSPFGSNDSLQKDGLDPLRLHSPYESPPKNGLDKGTSDVILYTVHPKGFFPSDSASASVHSLSSGGSDSVHMKAMAMDAFRVSLSSAVSSSSQGSGHDDGDALGDVFIWGEGTGDGVLGGGAHRVGSCFGGKVDSFLPKALESAVVLDVQNIACGARHAALVTKQGEVFSWGEESGGRLGHGVDSDVLHPKLIDGLSNTNIELVACGEYHTCAVTLSGDLYTWGDGTYNFGVLGHGNEVSHWVPKRVNGPLEGIHVSSISCGPWHTAVVTSAGQLFTFGDGTFGVLGHGDRRSVSMPREVESLKGLRTVRAACGVWHTAAVVEVMVGNSSSSNCSSVKLFTWGDGDKGRLGHGDKEAKLVPTCVAALVDPNFCQVACGHSLTVVLTTSGHVYTMGSPVYGQLGNPQADGKIPTRVEGKISNSFVEEIACGAYHVAVLTSRTEVYTWGKGANGRLGHGDIDDRNSPTLVEALKDKQVKSIACGSNFTAAICLHKWVSGVDQSMCSGCRLPFNFKRKRHNCYNCGLVFCHSCSSKKSLKASMAPNPNKPYRVCDNCYSKLRKAIETDASSHSCASRRGSVNQGSNEFMDKDEKLDSRSRAQLARFYSMESLKQVETRSSKKNKKLEFNSSRVSPVPNGGSQWGALNISKSFNPVFGSSKKFFSASVPGSRIVSRATSPISRRPSPPRSTTPTPTLGGLTSPKIVVDDAKRTNDNLSQEVIKLRAQVENLTRKAHLQEIELERTTKQLKEAIAFAEEESAKCKAAKEVIKSLTAQLKDMAERLPVGAARNIKSPPLSSMGSDLACNDVSNPSLDRLNGLAISQEIDSNGSNSQLLSNGSSAPSNHSSSHSKQGHSDVTTRNGSRTTDSESRHDTEWVEQDHPGVYITLTSLPGGAKDLKRVRFSRKRFSEKQAEQWWAENRARVYEKYNVRMVDKSSVGVGSEDLGH